The DNA window TACCTGTGATTAAGGCGCTTTGAGATGACCCCACTCTTTCTTCTATAACGTCTCTAAAGAGCCTAACTAGATACCTAAGTTCTTCTTCCCTTTCAGGCAGGTTTTCAGGTACGTAGTCAAAATAAAGTGGTTTTTCTTTTTTGAATACCGTAGGCCTGCTGAGTTCGTCTTTAATTATATCATTCATATTTTATCGCCAAGTAGATCCTTCTTGGCACAAAAACCGTTTTAAGATGGATTATTTTTTACTGTATAGTTTTTATGAATTGCCTTGTTTATATTTCCTTTTAACCATACTAAGTTCACATTGGATAATACTTTTGTTTTTATGTTTTACATTTTTTTTCTGTTTTTCAGAAGTTTGTTATTTGTTTAGGATGATATATTGTTGATGGCTGATATCTCTATTGTTGATTATGGTTTAGGAAACCTACGTAGTGTTGTTAAGGGGTTTGAGAAGGTTGGTGGTGAAGTTGAGGTGGTTGGTGATGTGGGTGGTTTAGTTGGTTCTAAAGCTGTTGTCATTCCAGGTGTAGGTGCTTTTGAAGATGGTATCCAAAGATTGAGAGAATTAAACTCTGTTTTATACCAACTAATTGAGGATGATGTTCCAGTTTTAGGCATATGCCTTGGTATGCAAATGTTGTTGACACGTAGTTTTGAAGGCCAAAACTGTGTTAATGGTTTAGATGTTATTGGAGGAGATGTTGTTCGTTTTGAAGGAGATTTAAAAGTGCCTCATATGGGTTGGAGCAAGGTGTTCCCATGTAAAGAACATAAAATATTAAATGGTGTTGAGAATGGTTCGTATTTTTATTTTGCACATTCTTATCACGCCGACTTGAAATATAGTGAAGACATATTGGCTGAATCAAAATATAGCTTTAGCTTTCCTGCTGCAATCTCAAAAAGAAATGTAGTTGGTCTCCAATTCCATCCTGAAAAATCTGGAAAAAAAGGCTTAAGAGTTTTGAAAAATTTCCTAGAGATATCAAGGAAATAACTCCAATTGATTTTTTATTTGTTTTGGAAAGAAAGATGGTGGCAGTTTAGCGACTAAAATAAAGTAAATTTATTTGTTTGAACATAGATTATTTAAGTTAGTTTAGTTTTTTGTTGTAATTGTTTTGGTGTTTATTTATGAATGAAAAAAGGAAGTTTGACGTATTAGTGATTGGAGGAGGTCCGGCGGGTTTAACTGCTTCTATTTACACTTCGAGGGCTGATTTAACCACAGCTGTTTTTGATAAGGGCGATAATACATTGGATAAAGCAGAGGTTATTGAAAATTATTTTGGTTTTGTTGACCCAATCTCTGGATCGGAGATATTGGGGAGAGGTAGGAAACAAACTAAGAAGTTTGGTACTGAGATATTTGATTTAGAAGCCTTATCCATCTCTATAGATGATGGCTATACGGTTGAAACTGTAGATGGAGAGTTTAAGGGAGATGGTTTGGTTCTGGCTACGGGAGTTCAACAGAAAAAACCAGATGTTGAGAATTTAGGTAGTTTTGAAGGTAAGGGTGTTAGTTATTGTGTAGTTTGTGATGGACCTTTGTTTAGGGATAAAAAATGTGCAGTTCTTGGTTCAAAGGATTATGGAGTTAAAGAAGCCCTTAAACTGAATGAATACACTGACTATGTATCTCTATTAACCGATGGAAAGGAGGTTGACGCAGACCAACGATTGATTGATCGGTTGGATGAAAATGGAATTGAAGTTATTACAGATCCAGTTACAACTGTTTTTGGAGACCAATTGCTTGAAGGAGCTATCGTAGGAGATGA is part of the Methanonatronarchaeum thermophilum genome and encodes:
- a CDS encoding NAD(P)/FAD-dependent oxidoreductase → MNEKRKFDVLVIGGGPAGLTASIYTSRADLTTAVFDKGDNTLDKAEVIENYFGFVDPISGSEILGRGRKQTKKFGTEIFDLEALSISIDDGYTVETVDGEFKGDGLVLATGVQQKKPDVENLGSFEGKGVSYCVVCDGPLFRDKKCAVLGSKDYGVKEALKLNEYTDYVSLLTDGKEVDADQRLIDRLDENGIEVITDPVTTVFGDQLLEGAIVGDEEMELDGLFIAIGTSGTLDFALKLGIDIEDGFIQTKDDLSTGLPNMYAAGDCTGGERQVSLAVGEGTEAALNLIEDLKGESNQDWG
- the hisH gene encoding imidazole glycerol phosphate synthase subunit HisH; this encodes MADISIVDYGLGNLRSVVKGFEKVGGEVEVVGDVGGLVGSKAVVIPGVGAFEDGIQRLRELNSVLYQLIEDDVPVLGICLGMQMLLTRSFEGQNCVNGLDVIGGDVVRFEGDLKVPHMGWSKVFPCKEHKILNGVENGSYFYFAHSYHADLKYSEDILAESKYSFSFPAAISKRNVVGLQFHPEKSGKKGLRVLKNFLEISRK